From the Drosophila suzukii chromosome 2 unlocalized genomic scaffold, CBGP_Dsuzu_IsoJpt1.0 scf_2c, whole genome shotgun sequence genome, one window contains:
- the LOC139354418 gene encoding uncharacterized protein, translating to MRRLLDHYNLPADDIEDEESDYGDASSMHNPRPKSDEGRSSFTLRDIEDSLSQFNGSSQPSVHSWIQEFEDNAAAVQWNSLQMFIYSKQLLKGAAKIFVRSQPGISNWSTLKRALEAEFGSEVSAIEVHRTLKNRRKGPNEDYKEYLYSLMEIGKPVNLDDPSLIEYFIEGIPDSRANKSNLYQARTLQELKEQIKVYEKIRCSRPQLLNTPKSHYTNEDKKPDVIKQHAKKCFKCGNPSHFARECKQPIKCYRCEQLGHKASNCPGNRIAEKKEGKSANSMTNHISSSGKCIFKEISCNGVRFSALIDTGCDLCLIRDDVVEKLGNIELTNEKHCLLGICNSELNTLGSFATTVVVDNACLDLNFHVTSRNDIKYSAVIGNSVLKLVDLIFSENSVTFQQKGNHNILESFDGEKAVQSELHIFQEYPQMCLFAEGEDPEIDVAHLERPIAKTVRDLINNYKPEKKKDSPIQMKILLNDEYPVYERPRRISPADKTIIDNQVEKWLEEKIVQPSSSEYASPVVLVPKKDGSKRLCCDYRLLNAKIAKDHFPMPLIDDVIEKLQGNSLFTTLDLANGFFHGNSSFYMSLLEFRTHQPYFQDTFMRFY from the exons ATGCGGAG ACTTCTCGACCACTACAACTTACCGGCTGACGACATCGAAGATGAGGAATCTGACTACGGGGATGCAAGTTCAATGCACAACCCAAGACCCAAATCAGACGAAGGCCGTAGTTCATTTACACTGCGCGACATTGAGGACTCACTTTCTCAGTTTAATGGTTCGAGCCAGCCGTCTGTTCACAGCTGGATCCAAGAGTTTGAAGATAATGCCGCAGCAGTCCAATGGAATAGTCTTCAAATGTTTATCTATTCGAAGCAATTGTTAAAGGGAGCAGCTAAAATATTTGTTCGAAGTCAGCCAGGTATTTCCAACTGGTCAACTCTCAAGCGAGCTTTAGAAGCTGAGTTCGGCTCAGAGGTATCGGCAATTGAAGTCCACCGAACATTAAAAAACCGGCGAAAAGGACCAAATGAGGATTACAAGGAGTATCTCTATTCACTCATGGAAATAGGAAAGCCTGTCAATCTGGACGACCCCAGCCTTATAGAGTACTTCATCGAAGGGATACCCGACTCGAGAGCCAACAAAAGCAACTTATACCAGGCCAGGACTCTGCAGGAACTGAAGGAGCAAATAAAGGTATATGAGAAAATTCGCTGCAGTCGCCCTCAATTGCTTAATACGCCTAAATCTCATTATACCAATGAAGACAAGAAACCTGATGTGATCAAACAGCATgccaaaaaatgttttaagtgTGGTAATCCTTCGCATTTTGCCAGGGAGTGTAAACAGCCCATTAAATGCTACAGATGCGAACAGCTTGGCCACAAGGCATCGAATTGTCCAGGCAATAGGATCGCTGAAAAGAAGGAGGGAAAAAGTGCCAACTCCATGACGAACCATATCAGTAGCAGTGGCAAATGTATATTTAAGGAAATTTCCTGTAATGGCGTTCGATTTTCCGCTTTGATCGATACAGGCTGTGATCTTTGCCTTATCCGTGATGACGTAGTTGAGAAGCTAGGAAATATCGAGCTTACAAACGAAAAACACTGTTTATTGGGTATTTGTAACAGCGAGCTAAATACGCTTGGCAGTTTCGCAACCACAGTTGTGGTAGACAACGCTTGTTTGGACTTAAACTTTCACGTTACCAGCAGGAATGATATTAAGTACTCAGCAGTCATCGGGAATAGCGTCCTGAAGCTGGTGGACTTGATATTCTCAGAGAATTCGGTAACATTTCAACAAAAAGGGAACCACAACATCCTGGAATCTTTTGACGGAGAGAAAGCAGTCCAGTCTGAGTTACACATATTCCAGGAATACCCCCAGATGTGTCTTTTTGCTGAAGGTGAGGATCCCGAGATCGACGTCGCTCACCTGGAGAGACCAATTGCTAAAACTGTAAGAGATTTGATCAACAACTACAAGCCAGAGAAGAAAAAGGACAGTCCCATTCAGATGAAGATATTGCTAAATGACGAATACCCAGTCTATGAACGCCCTCGGCGCATTTCACCTGCAGACAAGACAATTATCGACAACCAGGTAGAGAAATGGTTAGAAGAGAAGATTGTCCAACCAAGTTCATCTGAGTATGCCTCGCCGGTTGTCTTGGTACCGAAAAAGGATGGCAGCAAGCGCCTTTGCTGCGATTATAGACTACTAAACGCTAAGATTGCCAAGGATCACTTTCCGATGCCACTTATAGACGATGTCATTGAAAAACTGCAAGGAAACAGCCTCTTCACAACACTTGACTTAGCGAATGGATTTTTCCAT GGCAATTCGAGTTTTTATATGTCCCTTTTGGAATTTCGAACTCACCAGCCGTATTTTCAAGATACATTTATGCGATTCTACTAG